The following are from one region of the Dromaius novaehollandiae isolate bDroNov1 chromosome 26, bDroNov1.hap1, whole genome shotgun sequence genome:
- the GINS4 gene encoding DNA replication complex GINS protein SLD5 isoform X1, translated as MRARPRRLAGSGGGMAAAGGEGMRTEQEPDSDGGSEELVLTPAQLIRSLEQAWLNEKFAPELLESKPEIIECVVEQLDHMDANLKRAKKGDLKVSVHHMEIERIRYVLSSYLRCRLVKIEKFFPHVLEKEKSRAEGEPSILSPEEFAFAKEYMANTETYLKNVALKHMPPNLQKVSLLKSVPKPNLDSFVFLRVLERQENILVEPETDEQREYTIDLEEGSQHLIRYKTIAPLVASGAVQLI; from the exons ATgcgcgcgcggccgcggcgcttggcgggaagcggcggcgggatggcggcggcgggcggtgagGGGATGAGGACGGAGCAGGAGCCAGACTCGGACGGGGGCAGCGAGGAGCTGGTGCTCACCCCGGCGCAGCTCATCCGCAGCCTGGAGCAG gcctgGCTGAATGAGAAGTTTGCCCCGGAGCTGCTGGAGAGCAAACCTGAGATCATCGAGTGCGTCGTGGAGCAGCTGGACCACATG gacGCAAACTTGAAACGGGCAAAGAAAGGAGACTTGAAGGTCAGTGTCCACCACATGGAGATTGAGAGGATCCGTTATGTGCTCAGCAGCTACTTGCGGTGTAGGCTTGTGAAG ATTGAGAAGTTCTTCCCCCATGTCCTGGAGAAGGAGAAGTCTCGAGCAGAAGGGGAGCCTTCCATTCTGTCACCAGAGGAGTTTGCTTTTGCTAAAGA GTACATGGCAAACACAGAGACTTACCTGAAAAATGTGGCCCTAAAACATATGCCTCCCAACCTGCAGAAAGTGTCTCTCCTAAAATCAG TTCCAAAGCCCAACTTGGACTCCTTTGTATTCCTGAGGGTGTTGGAGAGGCAGGAGAACATCCTGGTTGAGCCAGAGACTGATGAACAGAG GGAGTACACAATCGATCTGGAGGAGGGCTCACAGCATCTGATCCGTTACAAAACCATCGCCCCGCTGGTGGCCTCGGGAGCGGTCCAGCTCATCTGA
- the GINS4 gene encoding DNA replication complex GINS protein SLD5 isoform X2, with protein MPVDLAMRLCLSHSPPIRKLLNSYEELRSSRGRKPLRSCLNQKLSAEPEPERQDSTKSSKGQKKKRVVFADMKGLSLTAVRFFSKIEEDLCDLQHALSDLTCFRPRLRDPRLQVCRYVLDFSQPSVDYVAFRSRLHSNLVCLENCLIQDRVLSGTVKVRNIEYEKKVMVRITFDGWRSFRDVSCQYMHSTYGSADTDTFSFELTLPKPSNYHRAIEFCISFQCGQATHWDNNHGRNYKIFHVGTICSPSHAAKSASGAQRHLSTSRAAALVLSHLQTWHRSEAQGPYW; from the coding sequence ATGCCCGTGGACCTGGCCATGCGGCTCTGCCTGAGCCACTCGCCTCCCATCCGCAAGCTGCTGAACTCCTATGAGGAGCTGCGGAGCAGCCGGGGACGAAAACCCCTCCGCTCCTGTCTCAACCAGAAGCTGAGTGCTGAACCAGAGCCTGAGCGTCAAGATAGCACCAAGAGCTCAAAAGGTCAGAAGAAGAAGAGGGTGGTGTTCGCTGACATGAAGGGGCTCTCGCTGACTGCTGTCCGCTTCTTCTCAAAGATTGAGGAGGACCTGTGTGACCTGCAGCATGCCCTGTCTGACCTCACCTGCTTCCGGCCCAGGCTGCGGGACCCACGCCTGCAGGTGTGCAGGTATGTGCTGGACTTCTCACAGCCTTCTGTGGACTATGTGGCTTTCCGTAGCCGCCTGCACAGCAACCTGGTCTGCCTGGAGAACTGCCTGATCCAGGACCGAGTCCTGTCGGGGACAGTGAAGGTCAGAAATATCGAGTACGAGAAGAAAGTGATGGTCCGCATCACCTTCGATGGCTGGAGGAGCTTCCGTGATGTCTCCTGCCAGTACATGCACAGCACGTATGGCTCAGCCGACACAGACACCTTCTCCTTCGAGCTTACCCTGCCCAAGCCGTCTAACTACCACAGAGCCATAGAATTCTGCATCTCCTTCCAGTGCGGGCAGGCAACCCACTGGGACAACAACCATGGGAGGAACTACAAGATCTTCCATGTGGGCACGATCTGTTCACCCTCCCATGCTGCAAAGAGTGCCAGTGGGGCCCAGCGCCATCTCAGCACCTCTCGGGCTGCAGCCCTTGTCCTTTCTCATCTGCAGACCTGGCATCGCTCAGAGGCCCAGGGTCCTTATTGGTAG
- the GPAT4 gene encoding glycerol-3-phosphate acyltransferase 4 isoform X2, whose translation MFLLLPFDSLVVNLLGISLTVLFTLLLVFIIVPAIFGVSFGIRKVYMKTLLKIFQWATLRIERGAKEKNHPLYKPYVNGIIAKEPTSLEEEIKEIRRSGSGKALDTPEFELSDIFYFCRKGIETIMDDEVTKRFSAEELESWNLLSRTNYNFQYISLRLTVLWGLGMLIRYCFLLPLRIALAFTGISLLVTGTTVVGYLPNGRCKEFLSKHVHLMCYRICVRALTAIITYHDRENRPRNGGICVANHTSPIDVIILASDGYYAMVGQIHGGLMGVIQRAMVKACPHVWFERSEVKDRHLVAKRLTEHVQDKSKLPILIFPEGTCINNTSVMMFKKGSFEIGATVYPVAIKYDPQFGDAFWNSSKYGMVTYLLRMMTSWAIVCSVWYLPPMTRQPEEDAVQFANRVKSAIARQGGLVDLLWDGGLKREKVKDTFKEEQQKLYSKMIVGNHEDRSRS comes from the exons ATGTTCCTCCTGCTCCCTTTTGACAGCCTGGTTGTTAACCTGTTGGGGATTTCTTTAACTGTCCTCTTCACTCTGCTTCTGGTTTTCATCATTGTGCCAGCAATTTTTGGAGTTTCCTTCGGCATCCGCAAGGTTTACATGAAAACATTATTAAAGATTTTTCAG TGGGCAACGCTGAGAATAGAGCGTGGTGCCAAGGAGAAGAACCATCCGTTATACAAGCCCTATGTCAATG GTATCATTGCAAAGGAGCCCACATCACTGGAAGAGGAGATCAAGGAGATCCGCCGGAGTGGCAGTGGCAAAGCCCTGGACACACCAGAGTTTGAGCTCTCAGATATCTTCTACTTCTGCCGCAAAGGCATCGAGACCATCATGGATGATGAAGTGACCAAGAGGTTTTCAGCTGAAGAGCTGGAGTCCTGGAATCTCCTCAGCAGGACCAACTACAACTTCCAGTATATCAGCCTGCGCCTCACTGTACTCTGGGGACTAGGCATGCTCATCCGCTACTGCTTCCTTCTGCCCCTCAG GATAGCCCTAGCCTTTACTGGCATCAGCTTGTTGGTGACTGGTACTACAGTGGTGGGATATTTGCCAAACGGAAG gtGTAAGGAGTTCCTGAGCAAGCATGTCCACCTGATGTGTTACCGGATCTGTGTGCGTGCCCTCACAGCCATCATCACCTACCATGACCG AGAAAACAGACCCCGAAATGGAGGTATCTGCGTGGCCAATCACACATCCCCCATTGATGTGATCATCCTAGCCAGTGATGGCTACTATGCGATG GTGGGCCAGATCCACGGAGGGCTTATGGGTGTGATACAGAGAGCTATGGTGAAAGCTTGCCCCCACGTCTGGTTTGAACGCTCTGAGGTCAAAGATCGTCACCTCGTCGCCAAAAG GCTGACAGAGCATGTCCAGGACAAGAGCAAACTGCCTATTCTTATCTTCCCTGAAG GGACCTGCATCAACAATACATCTGTGATGATGTTCAAGAAGGGAAGCTTTGAAATTGGAGCCACAGTTTATCCTGTGGCCATTAAG TATGACCCACAGTTTGGAGATGCCTTTTGGAACAGCAGCAAATACGGCATGGTGACCTACCTCCTTAGGATGATGACCAGCTGGGCCATTGTGTGCAGTGTCTGGTACTTGCCCCCAATGACCAGGCAG CCTGAAGAGGACGCTGTCCAGTTTGCCAATCGCGTGAAGTCGGCCATTGCCAGGCAGGGAGGCCTTGTGGATCTGCTCTG
- the GPAT4 gene encoding glycerol-3-phosphate acyltransferase 4 isoform X1, whose amino-acid sequence MFLLLPFDSLVVNLLGISLTVLFTLLLVFIIVPAIFGVSFGIRKVYMKTLLKIFQWATLRIERGAKEKNHPLYKPYVNGIIAKEPTSLEEEIKEIRRSGSGKALDTPEFELSDIFYFCRKGIETIMDDEVTKRFSAEELESWNLLSRTNYNFQYISLRLTVLWGLGMLIRYCFLLPLRIALAFTGISLLVTGTTVVGYLPNGRCKEFLSKHVHLMCYRICVRALTAIITYHDRENRPRNGGICVANHTSPIDVIILASDGYYAMVGQIHGGLMGVIQRAMVKACPHVWFERSEVKDRHLVAKRCDRLTEHVQDKSKLPILIFPEGTCINNTSVMMFKKGSFEIGATVYPVAIKYDPQFGDAFWNSSKYGMVTYLLRMMTSWAIVCSVWYLPPMTRQPEEDAVQFANRVKSAIARQGGLVDLLWDGGLKREKVKDTFKEEQQKLYSKMIVGNHEDRSRS is encoded by the exons ATGTTCCTCCTGCTCCCTTTTGACAGCCTGGTTGTTAACCTGTTGGGGATTTCTTTAACTGTCCTCTTCACTCTGCTTCTGGTTTTCATCATTGTGCCAGCAATTTTTGGAGTTTCCTTCGGCATCCGCAAGGTTTACATGAAAACATTATTAAAGATTTTTCAG TGGGCAACGCTGAGAATAGAGCGTGGTGCCAAGGAGAAGAACCATCCGTTATACAAGCCCTATGTCAATG GTATCATTGCAAAGGAGCCCACATCACTGGAAGAGGAGATCAAGGAGATCCGCCGGAGTGGCAGTGGCAAAGCCCTGGACACACCAGAGTTTGAGCTCTCAGATATCTTCTACTTCTGCCGCAAAGGCATCGAGACCATCATGGATGATGAAGTGACCAAGAGGTTTTCAGCTGAAGAGCTGGAGTCCTGGAATCTCCTCAGCAGGACCAACTACAACTTCCAGTATATCAGCCTGCGCCTCACTGTACTCTGGGGACTAGGCATGCTCATCCGCTACTGCTTCCTTCTGCCCCTCAG GATAGCCCTAGCCTTTACTGGCATCAGCTTGTTGGTGACTGGTACTACAGTGGTGGGATATTTGCCAAACGGAAG gtGTAAGGAGTTCCTGAGCAAGCATGTCCACCTGATGTGTTACCGGATCTGTGTGCGTGCCCTCACAGCCATCATCACCTACCATGACCG AGAAAACAGACCCCGAAATGGAGGTATCTGCGTGGCCAATCACACATCCCCCATTGATGTGATCATCCTAGCCAGTGATGGCTACTATGCGATG GTGGGCCAGATCCACGGAGGGCTTATGGGTGTGATACAGAGAGCTATGGTGAAAGCTTGCCCCCACGTCTGGTTTGAACGCTCTGAGGTCAAAGATCGTCACCTCGTCGCCAAAAGGTGTGACAG GCTGACAGAGCATGTCCAGGACAAGAGCAAACTGCCTATTCTTATCTTCCCTGAAG GGACCTGCATCAACAATACATCTGTGATGATGTTCAAGAAGGGAAGCTTTGAAATTGGAGCCACAGTTTATCCTGTGGCCATTAAG TATGACCCACAGTTTGGAGATGCCTTTTGGAACAGCAGCAAATACGGCATGGTGACCTACCTCCTTAGGATGATGACCAGCTGGGCCATTGTGTGCAGTGTCTGGTACTTGCCCCCAATGACCAGGCAG CCTGAAGAGGACGCTGTCCAGTTTGCCAATCGCGTGAAGTCGGCCATTGCCAGGCAGGGAGGCCTTGTGGATCTGCTCTG